From a region of the Streptococcus ruminantium genome:
- the rplX gene encoding 50S ribosomal protein L24 encodes MFVKKGDKVRVIAGKDKGVEAVVVTALPKVNKVVVEGVNIVKKHQKPNSENPQGAIVEKEAPIHVSNVQVLDKNGVAGRVGYKFVDGKKVRYNKKSGEVLD; translated from the coding sequence ATGTTTGTAAAAAAAGGCGATAAAGTTCGCGTAATCGCTGGTAAAGACAAAGGCGTTGAAGCAGTTGTCGTAACAGCACTTCCAAAAGTAAACAAAGTTGTTGTTGAAGGTGTCAATATCGTCAAGAAACACCAAAAACCAAACAGCGAAAATCCTCAAGGTGCTATTGTTGAAAAAGAAGCGCCAATCCATGTGTCAAACGTTCAAGTTCTTGACAAAAACGGTGTTGCGGGACGCGTTGGTTACAAATTTGTAGATGGCAAAAAAGTTCGCTACAACAAAAAGTCAGGCGAAGTGCTTGACTAA
- the rplE gene encoding 50S ribosomal protein L5, which produces MANRLKEKYLNEVVPALTEQFNYSSVMAVPKVDKIVLNMGVGDAVSNAKNLEKAAQELALISGQKPLITKAKKSIAGFRLREGVAIGAKVTLRGERMYEFLDKLVTVSLPRVRDFHGVPTKSFDGRGNYTLGVKEQLIFPEINFDDVDKTRGLDIVIVTTANTDEESRALLTGLGMPFAK; this is translated from the coding sequence ATGGCAAATCGTTTAAAAGAAAAATATCTTAATGAAGTAGTTCCTGCTTTGACTGAACAGTTCAACTATTCTTCAGTTATGGCTGTGCCAAAAGTTGATAAGATTGTTTTGAACATGGGTGTTGGTGACGCTGTTTCTAACGCCAAGAACCTTGAAAAAGCTGCTCAAGAATTGGCTTTGATTTCAGGACAAAAACCACTTATCACTAAAGCTAAGAAATCAATCGCCGGCTTCCGTCTTCGTGAGGGTGTTGCAATCGGTGCAAAAGTTACTCTTCGTGGTGAGCGTATGTATGAGTTCTTGGATAAATTAGTTACAGTTTCACTTCCACGTGTCCGTGACTTCCACGGTGTACCAACTAAGTCATTCGACGGACGTGGTAACTACACGCTTGGTGTGAAAGAGCAATTGATCTTCCCAGAAATCAACTTTGATGATGTTGATAAAACTCGCGGTTTGGATATCGTTATCGTTACAACTGCTAACACTGACGAAGAATCACGTGCATTGCTTACAGGCCTTGGTATGCCGTTTGCAAAATAA
- a CDS encoding type Z 30S ribosomal protein S14: MAKKSMIAKNKRPAKFSTQAYTRCEKCGRPHSVYRKFQLCRVCFRDLAYLGQIPGVTKASW, from the coding sequence ATGGCTAAAAAATCAATGATCGCTAAGAACAAACGTCCAGCTAAGTTCTCTACACAAGCTTACACACGCTGTGAAAAATGTGGTCGTCCACATTCAGTTTACCGCAAATTCCAATTGTGCCGTGTATGCTTCCGCGACTTGGCTTATCTTGGACAAATTCCAGGTGTAACAAAAGCGTCTTGGTAA
- the rpsH gene encoding 30S ribosomal protein S8, whose product MVMTDPIADFLTRIRNANQAKHEVLEVPASNIKKGIATILKNEGFVKNVEFIEDDKQGIIRVFLKYGPNGEKVITNLKRVSKPGLRVYSKREDIPKVLNGLGIAIISTSEGLLTDKQARQKNVGGEVVAYVW is encoded by the coding sequence ATGGTTATGACTGACCCAATTGCAGATTTTTTGACACGTATTCGTAATGCTAACCAAGCAAAACACGAAGTGCTTGAAGTACCTGCATCAAACATCAAAAAAGGCATTGCTACAATCCTTAAAAACGAAGGTTTTGTAAAAAATGTTGAATTCATCGAAGATGACAAACAAGGTATCATCCGTGTATTCTTGAAATACGGACCAAACGGCGAAAAAGTTATCACTAACTTGAAACGCGTTTCAAAGCCAGGTCTTCGTGTTTATTCAAAGCGTGAAGATATTCCTAAAGTTCTTAATGGACTCGGTATCGCAATCATCTCAACTTCTGAAGGTCTTTTGACAGATAAACAAGCTCGTCAAAAGAACGTTGGTGGTGAAGTTGTTGCATACGTTTGGTAA
- the rplF gene encoding 50S ribosomal protein L6, translated as MSRIGNKIITLPAGVEIAQNNGVVTVKGPKGELTREFPTAIEIRVEGTEVTLHRPNDSKEMKTIHGTSRANLNNMVVGVSEGFKKELEMRGVGYRAQLAGNKLTLAVGKSHPDEVIAPEGITFEVPTPTQIIVSGINKEVVGQTAAYIRSLRAPEPYKGKGIRYVGEFVRRKEGKTGK; from the coding sequence ATGTCACGTATTGGTAATAAAATTATTACATTGCCTGCCGGTGTTGAGATTGCTCAAAACAACGGTGTGGTAACTGTAAAAGGACCTAAAGGGGAATTGACTCGTGAATTCCCAACCGCTATTGAAATTCGTGTGGAAGGTACTGAAGTAACTCTTCACCGTCCAAATGATTCAAAAGAAATGAAGACTATTCACGGTACTAGCCGTGCTAACCTCAACAACATGGTTGTTGGTGTTTCTGAAGGCTTCAAAAAAGAACTTGAAATGCGTGGTGTCGGTTACCGTGCACAATTGGCTGGTAACAAATTGACATTGGCTGTTGGTAAATCACATCCTGATGAAGTGATTGCACCAGAAGGTATTACATTTGAAGTTCCAACACCAACACAAATCATCGTGTCTGGTATCAACAAAGAAGTTGTTGGTCAAACAGCAGCTTATATCCGTAGCCTTCGCGCTCCTGAGCCATACAAAGGTAAGGGTATTCGTTACGTTGGTGAATTTGTTCGCCGTAAAGAAGGTAAAACAGGTAAATAA
- the rplR gene encoding 50S ribosomal protein L18, translating into MISKPDKNKIRQKRHRRVRGKISGTAARPRLNIFRSNTGIYAQVIDDVAGVTLASASTLDKEVSKGTKTEQAVVVGKLVAERAVAKGISEVVFDRGGYLYHGRVKALAESARENGLKF; encoded by the coding sequence GTGATTTCAAAACCAGATAAAAACAAAATCCGCCAAAAACGCCACCGTCGCGTTCGCGGTAAAATCTCTGGAACTGCTGCTCGCCCACGTTTGAACATTTTCCGTTCTAATACAGGCATCTACGCTCAAGTGATTGATGACGTAGCGGGTGTAACGCTCGCAAGCGCTTCTACTCTTGATAAAGAAGTTTCAAAAGGTACTAAGACAGAACAAGCTGTTGTTGTTGGTAAACTCGTTGCTGAACGCGCGGTAGCTAAAGGTATTTCTGAAGTGGTCTTTGACCGCGGTGGATATCTCTATCACGGACGTGTGAAAGCTTTGGCTGAATCAGCTCGTGAAAACGGATTGAAATTCTAA
- the rpsE gene encoding 30S ribosomal protein S5 — protein MAFKDNAVEIEERVVAINRVTKVVKGGRRLRFAALVVVGDRNGRVGFGTGKAQEVPEAIRKAVEAAKKNMIEVPMVGTTIPHEVRSEFGGARVLLKPASEGSGVAAGGATRAVIELAGIADVTSKSLGSNTPINIVRATVEGLKQLKRAEEVAALRGISVSDLA, from the coding sequence ATGGCATTCAAAGATAACGCAGTTGAAATTGAAGAGCGCGTAGTAGCCATCAACCGTGTTACAAAAGTTGTTAAAGGTGGACGTCGTCTTCGTTTTGCAGCTCTTGTGGTTGTTGGTGATCGCAACGGTCGCGTAGGTTTCGGTACTGGTAAAGCTCAGGAAGTACCAGAAGCTATCCGTAAAGCAGTTGAGGCTGCTAAGAAAAATATGATTGAAGTACCAATGGTTGGTACAACAATTCCTCACGAAGTTCGTTCAGAGTTTGGTGGAGCTCGTGTATTGTTGAAACCTGCTTCTGAAGGTTCTGGGGTTGCTGCCGGTGGTGCAACTCGTGCCGTAATTGAATTGGCAGGTATCGCAGATGTGACTTCTAAGTCGCTCGGTTCAAACACACCAATCAACATTGTTCGTGCAACTGTTGAAGGCTTGAAGCAATTGAAACGTGCTGAAGAAGTAGCTGCGCTTCGTGGCATTTCAGTTTCTGATTTAGCATAA
- the rpmD gene encoding 50S ribosomal protein L30 → MAQIKITLTKSPIGRKPEQRKTVVALGLGKLNSSVVKEDNPAILGMVKAISHLVTVEEVK, encoded by the coding sequence ATGGCTCAAATTAAGATTACTTTGACTAAGTCTCCAATCGGTCGCAAACCAGAGCAACGTAAAACAGTTGTTGCACTTGGACTTGGTAAATTGAACAGCTCAGTTGTTAAGGAAGATAATCCAGCCATCCTTGGTATGGTTAAGGCAATCTCTCACTTGGTAACTGTAGAAGAAGTTAAGTAA
- the rplO gene encoding 50S ribosomal protein L15, which produces MKLHELQPATGSRKVRNRVGRGTSSGNGKTSGRGQKGQKARSGGGVRPGFEGGQTPLFRRLPKRGFTNINAKEYAIVNLDQLNAFEDGAEVTPVVLIEAGIVKAEKSGIKILGNGELTKKLTVKAAKFSKSAQEAITSKGGSVEVI; this is translated from the coding sequence ATGAAACTTCATGAATTACAACCTGCTACAGGTTCACGCAAAGTCCGCAACCGTGTAGGTCGCGGTACATCATCAGGTAACGGTAAAACTTCAGGTCGTGGTCAAAAAGGCCAAAAGGCACGTAGCGGTGGCGGTGTTCGACCAGGTTTTGAAGGTGGACAAACTCCGTTGTTCCGCCGTCTTCCAAAACGTGGTTTCACTAATATCAACGCTAAAGAATACGCAATCGTTAATCTTGATCAATTGAACGCTTTTGAAGATGGTGCAGAAGTAACACCAGTTGTGCTTATCGAAGCTGGAATTGTCAAAGCTGAAAAATCAGGAATCAAAATTCTTGGTAACGGCGAATTGACGAAGAAATTGACAGTTAAAGCTGCTAAATTTTCTAAATCAGCTCAAGAAGCAATCACTTCCAAAGGTGGTTCAGTAGAAGTCATCTAA
- the secY gene encoding preprotein translocase subunit SecY: MFLKLLKDALKVKLVRSKILFTIFILFVFRVGTHITVPGVNAKSLEALSNVPFLNMLSLVSGNAMRNFSVFALGVSPYITASIIVQLLQMDILPKFVEWGKQGEVGRRKLNQATRYISLGLAFVQSIGITAGFNALSGAKLTNMPLNWQTYLLIGSILTTGSIIVTWLGEQISEKGYGNGTSMIIFAGIISSLPGTFHEIYVDRFVNIESGRLGESALFVAALLIMIFFVVYFTTFVQQAEYKLPIQYTKRAQGAPSSSYLPLKLNPAGVIPVIFAGSITAVPTSAVQFFASQNKSVGWLQAIQEYFDYSTVKGMIVYAGLIVAFTFFYTFVQVNPEKTAESLQKSAAYIHGVRPGNGTEQYLSKLLTRLAVVGALFLSFVALLPILAQNLFGLSSSIAFLGTSLIIVISTSIEGIKQLEGYLLKRKYVGFLEITE, from the coding sequence ATGTTTTTAAAACTTTTAAAAGATGCCTTAAAAGTAAAATTGGTGCGTAGTAAAATTTTATTTACTATCTTTATCCTTTTTGTCTTCCGAGTGGGGACCCATATCACAGTACCGGGAGTAAATGCAAAGAGCCTTGAGGCTCTATCAAACGTTCCTTTCTTGAATATGTTAAGCTTGGTTTCAGGAAACGCTATGCGTAATTTTTCAGTTTTTGCACTGGGAGTCAGCCCGTACATTACAGCTTCCATCATTGTTCAGCTTTTGCAAATGGATATTTTACCTAAATTTGTTGAGTGGGGCAAGCAAGGTGAAGTTGGTCGTCGGAAATTGAATCAAGCAACTCGTTATATTTCCTTAGGGCTTGCATTTGTTCAATCTATTGGTATTACAGCAGGTTTCAATGCTTTATCTGGTGCAAAATTGACAAATATGCCTTTGAATTGGCAAACCTATCTATTGATTGGATCAATTTTGACAACAGGTTCTATTATTGTGACTTGGCTGGGGGAACAAATTTCTGAAAAAGGCTATGGTAATGGAACCTCAATGATTATCTTTGCAGGTATCATTTCTTCGTTACCAGGAACTTTCCATGAAATTTATGTTGATCGTTTCGTCAATATTGAATCCGGCCGCTTAGGGGAATCTGCCCTCTTTGTTGCAGCTCTGCTTATAATGATCTTCTTCGTTGTTTACTTCACGACCTTTGTGCAGCAGGCAGAGTACAAATTACCGATTCAATATACAAAGCGAGCGCAGGGAGCACCTTCTAGCTCATATCTGCCATTGAAATTGAATCCGGCAGGAGTTATCCCAGTAATTTTTGCAGGTTCAATCACAGCAGTACCAACTTCTGCAGTGCAGTTCTTTGCAAGTCAAAACAAGAGTGTTGGCTGGTTGCAGGCGATTCAGGAATATTTTGATTATTCAACGGTTAAAGGGATGATTGTTTATGCAGGTCTGATTGTTGCCTTTACATTCTTTTATACCTTTGTTCAGGTTAATCCTGAAAAGACGGCAGAAAGTCTTCAGAAGAGCGCAGCTTACATCCATGGTGTTCGTCCAGGTAATGGCACTGAGCAATACCTATCAAAACTTTTAACAAGATTGGCAGTAGTTGGAGCGCTGTTCCTAAGTTTTGTGGCCTTGCTACCAATTCTTGCACAGAATCTCTTTGGACTTTCTTCTAGCATTGCTTTTCTTGGTACAAGTTTGATTATCGTAATTTCAACAAGTATTGAAGGGATTAAGCAATTAGAAGGCTACTTGCTCAAGAGAAAATATGTAGGTTTCCTGGAAATTACAGAATAG
- a CDS encoding adenylate kinase — MNLLIMGLPGAGKGTQAAKIVEKFNVAHISTGDIFRAAMANQTELGLLAKSYIDRGDLVPDEVTNGIVKERLVQDDIKEKGFLLDGYPRTIDQAQALDASLAELGIDLQGVINITIDPSKLVERLSGRIIHKETGETFHKVFNPPVGDYKEEDFYQREDDKPESVQRRLEVNIAQGQPIIDHYRAKGLVHDIEGDQDIEVVFQAIEKVLSKL, encoded by the coding sequence ATGAATCTTTTAATTATGGGTTTACCAGGTGCTGGTAAAGGAACACAAGCAGCTAAGATTGTTGAGAAATTTAATGTTGCTCATATTTCGACTGGTGATATATTCCGTGCAGCAATGGCTAATCAGACTGAACTGGGATTGCTGGCTAAGTCATATATTGACAGAGGCGATCTAGTTCCAGATGAAGTTACAAATGGTATTGTGAAAGAACGCTTGGTTCAAGATGATATCAAAGAAAAAGGCTTCCTGTTGGATGGTTACCCACGTACTATTGATCAAGCGCAGGCGCTAGATGCAAGTTTGGCTGAGCTAGGGATTGACTTGCAAGGTGTTATCAATATTACAATTGACCCATCTAAATTGGTGGAACGATTAAGTGGACGTATCATTCACAAAGAAACAGGTGAAACCTTCCACAAAGTATTCAATCCACCAGTTGGAGATTACAAAGAAGAAGATTTCTATCAACGAGAAGATGATAAACCAGAATCTGTGCAGCGTCGATTAGAAGTGAATATTGCACAAGGTCAGCCAATTATTGATCATTATCGTGCGAAAGGTTTGGTCCATGATATTGAAGGGGATCAAGATATCGAGGTTGTTTTCCAAGCAATTGAGAAAGTGTTATCAAAATTGTAA
- the infA gene encoding translation initiation factor IF-1, translated as MAKEDVIEIEGKVVDTMPNAMFTVELENGHQVLATVSGKIRKNYIRILVGDRVTVELSPYDLTRGRITYRFK; from the coding sequence ATGGCAAAAGAAGATGTGATTGAAATTGAAGGCAAAGTAGTAGATACAATGCCAAATGCTATGTTTACTGTTGAGTTGGAAAATGGACACCAAGTCCTTGCAACTGTTTCTGGTAAAATCCGTAAAAACTACATTCGTATTTTGGTCGGTGACCGCGTAACTGTTGAGCTTAGTCCGTATGACTTGACACGTGGACGTATCACATACCGCTTTAAATAG
- the rpmJ gene encoding 50S ribosomal protein L36 produces the protein MKVRPSVKPICEYCKVIRRNGRVMVICPANPKHKQRQG, from the coding sequence ATGAAAGTAAGACCATCGGTCAAACCAATTTGCGAATACTGTAAAGTTATTCGTCGTAATGGTCGTGTTATGGTGATTTGCCCAGCAAACCCTAAACACAAGCAACGTCAAGGTTAA
- the rpsM gene encoding 30S ribosomal protein S13 gives MARIAGVDIPNDKRVVISLTYVYGIGLATSKKILAAAGISEDVRVKDLTSDQEDAIRREVDAIKVEGDLRREVNLNIKRLMEIGSYRGIRHRRGLPVRGQNTKNNARTRKGKAVAIAGKKK, from the coding sequence ATGGCTCGTATTGCTGGAGTTGATATTCCAAACGACAAACGCGTAGTTATTTCATTGACTTATGTTTACGGCATCGGTCTTGCAACTTCTAAGAAAATTCTTGCAGCAGCAGGTATTTCAGAAGATGTGCGTGTTAAAGATTTAACATCAGATCAAGAAGATGCTATCCGTCGTGAAGTTGATGCTATCAAGGTTGAAGGTGACCTCCGTCGTGAAGTTAACTTGAATATCAAGCGTTTGATGGAAATCGGTTCATATCGTGGTATCCGTCACCGTCGTGGACTTCCTGTCCGTGGACAAAACACTAAAAACAATGCCCGTACTCGCAAAGGGAAAGCCGTTGCGATCGCAGGTAAGAAAAAATAA
- the rpsK gene encoding 30S ribosomal protein S11 has translation MAKPTRKRRVKKNIESGIAHIHATFNNTIVMITDVHGNAIAWSSAGALGFKGSRKSTPFAAQMASEAAAKSAQEHGLKTVEVTVKGPGSGRESAIRALAAAGLEVTAIRDVTPVPHNGARPPKRRRV, from the coding sequence TTGGCTAAACCAACACGTAAACGTCGTGTGAAAAAGAATATCGAATCTGGTATTGCTCATATTCACGCTACATTTAATAACACTATTGTTATGATTACTGATGTGCATGGTAACGCGATTGCTTGGTCATCTGCTGGCGCTCTTGGTTTTAAAGGTTCTCGTAAATCTACACCATTCGCAGCTCAAATGGCTTCAGAAGCAGCTGCTAAATCTGCACAAGAACACGGTCTTAAAACAGTTGAAGTTACCGTTAAAGGCCCAGGTTCAGGTCGTGAGTCTGCTATCCGCGCTCTTGCTGCCGCTGGTCTTGAAGTAACAGCAATTCGTGATGTGACTCCTGTACCACACAATGGTGCTCGTCCTCCAAAACGTCGCCGTGTATAA
- a CDS encoding DNA-directed RNA polymerase subunit alpha, which produces MIEFEKPTITKIDENKDYGRFVIEPLERGYGTTLGNSLRRVLLASLPGAAVTSIKIDGVLHEFDTVPGVREDVMQIILNIKGIAVKSYVEDEKKIELAVVGPAEVTAGDILTDSDIEIVNPDHYLFTISEGATFNATLTVNSGRGYVPAEGNKKDDAPVGTLAVDSIYTPVKKVNYQVEPARVGSNDGFDKLTLEINTNGTIIPEDALGLSARILMEHLGLFTDLTDVAKSAEVMKETEVTSDDRMLDRTIEELDLSVRSYNCLKRAGINTVFDLTEKSEPEMMKVRNLGRKSLEEVKVKLADLGLGLKKDK; this is translated from the coding sequence ATGATTGAGTTTGAAAAACCAACAATAACAAAAATTGATGAAAATAAAGATTACGGCAGATTTGTTATCGAGCCATTAGAACGTGGTTACGGAACAACTCTTGGTAACTCTCTTCGTCGTGTACTTCTTGCTTCACTTCCAGGTGCTGCAGTGACATCAATTAAAATTGATGGTGTACTCCACGAATTCGACACAGTTCCAGGTGTTCGCGAAGATGTTATGCAGATTATTCTCAACATCAAAGGCATTGCTGTAAAATCTTATGTCGAAGACGAAAAGAAAATAGAACTTGCTGTAGTAGGTCCGGCTGAAGTGACAGCAGGTGACATTCTTACAGATAGTGACATTGAAATTGTAAACCCCGACCATTACCTCTTTACTATTTCTGAGGGAGCTACTTTTAATGCGACTTTGACTGTCAATTCAGGTCGTGGTTATGTACCAGCAGAAGGAAATAAAAAGGATGATGCGCCGGTGGGCACACTTGCTGTAGATTCTATCTATACGCCAGTGAAAAAAGTTAATTATCAAGTTGAACCAGCACGTGTTGGTAGCAACGATGGTTTTGACAAATTAACACTTGAAATCAACACAAATGGTACCATTATACCGGAAGATGCACTCGGTCTTTCAGCGCGTATTCTGATGGAACACCTTGGTCTATTTACAGACCTTACAGATGTTGCGAAATCAGCAGAAGTAATGAAAGAAACTGAAGTAACATCAGATGATCGGATGCTCGACCGTACGATTGAGGAATTGGACCTTTCCGTGCGCTCATATAACTGTTTGAAACGTGCAGGGATCAATACTGTATTTGATTTAACAGAAAAATCTGAGCCAGAAATGATGAAAGTGCGTAATCTTGGCCGTAAGAGTCTCGAAGAAGTCAAGGTTAAGTTGGCTGACCTTGGTCTAGGATTGAAAAAAGATAAATAA
- the rplQ gene encoding 50S ribosomal protein L17, translating into MAYRKLGRTSSQRKAMLRDLTTDLLINESIVTTEARAKEIRKTVEKMITLGKRGDLHARRQAAAFVRNEIASENYDEATDKYTATTALQKLFSEIAPRYAERNGGYTRILKTEPRRGDAAPMAIIELV; encoded by the coding sequence ATGGCATACCGTAAACTAGGACGCACTAGCTCACAACGTAAGGCAATGTTGCGCGATTTGACAACTGATTTATTGATCAATGAATCAATCGTTACAACTGAAGCTCGTGCTAAAGAAATCCGTAAAACAGTTGAAAAAATGATCACACTTGGTAAACGTGGTGATTTACACGCACGTCGTCAAGCTGCTGCATTTGTTCGTAATGAAATTGCATCTGAAAACTACGATGAAGCAACTGACAAGTATACTGCTACTACAGCGCTTCAAAAATTGTTCTCAGAAATTGCACCTCGTTACGCAGAACGTAATGGTGGATATACTCGTATCCTCAAAACAGAACCACGTCGTGGTGATGCTGCCCCAATGGCAATTATCGAACTTGTATAA
- a CDS encoding ISL3 family transposase has translation MEHINNTTLLIGIKDKNIILNKAIQHDTHIEVTATLDYHPPKCKHCKGKQIKYDFQKPSKIPFIEIAGFPSLIRLKKRRFQCKSCRKVTVSETSLVQKNCQISEIVRQKIAHLLLNREALTHIAAKLAISTSTVYRKFKQFHFQEEYTTLPEVLSWDEFSYQKGKLAFIAQDFNTKKIITILDDRRQTTIRNHFFKYSKEARKKVKVVTVDMSGSYIPLIKKLFPNTKIVLDRFHIVQHINRALKQTRIEIMKQFDDKSLEYRALKYYWRLIQKDSRKLSPKAFYSRSFRETLTPRECLNKMFKLVPELKDYYDLYQLLLFHLQEKNTEQFWGLIQDALPHLNRTFKTALSTFIRYKNYITNAIELPYSNAKLEATNKLIKDIKRNAFGYKNFDNFKKRILIALNIKNEKTKFVSSRA, from the coding sequence ATGGAACACATCAATAATACCACATTACTCATCGGAATTAAAGACAAAAATATCATCTTAAATAAAGCCATTCAACACGATACCCATATCGAAGTCACCGCTACACTTGATTATCACCCTCCCAAATGTAAACACTGTAAAGGAAAACAAATCAAATACGACTTCCAGAAACCTTCTAAAATCCCTTTTATTGAGATTGCTGGTTTCCCTAGCCTCATTCGTTTGAAAAAGAGACGATTTCAGTGCAAGTCCTGTCGAAAAGTAACTGTTTCTGAAACATCTCTCGTTCAGAAAAATTGCCAAATTTCTGAAATAGTGAGACAGAAAATCGCTCACCTATTGCTCAACAGAGAGGCTCTTACCCATATCGCTGCTAAGCTCGCTATCTCTACCTCTACTGTCTATCGCAAGTTCAAGCAATTTCATTTCCAAGAGGAGTACACTACTTTGCCAGAAGTGCTTTCCTGGGATGAGTTCTCCTACCAGAAGGGAAAACTGGCCTTCATTGCTCAGGATTTTAACACCAAGAAAATCATTACCATCCTTGATGACAGACGTCAAACAACCATCCGAAATCATTTCTTCAAGTACTCGAAAGAAGCTAGAAAAAAAGTTAAAGTCGTCACTGTCGATATGTCAGGGAGCTATATCCCTCTCATTAAGAAATTATTTCCAAATACCAAAATTGTCCTCGATCGTTTCCACATTGTCCAGCACATCAATAGAGCTCTCAAGCAAACACGTATTGAAATCATGAAGCAATTTGACGATAAATCTCTTGAATACAGAGCTCTTAAGTACTACTGGAGACTTATTCAAAAAGATAGTCGGAAACTATCTCCTAAGGCTTTCTACTCTAGATCTTTTAGAGAGACTCTAACGCCTAGAGAATGTCTCAATAAGATGTTCAAACTGGTCCCTGAGCTTAAAGATTACTATGACCTGTACCAGTTACTCCTTTTCCACCTGCAAGAGAAGAATACTGAGCAGTTTTGGGGCTTAATTCAAGACGCTTTACCTCATCTCAATCGCACCTTTAAAACCGCTTTGAGCACATTTATTCGCTATAAAAACTACATCACTAACGCCATTGAATTGCCTTACTCTAACGCTAAACTTGAGGCCACTAACAAACTCATCAAAGACATCAAGCGCAATGCCTTTGGTTACAAGAACTTTGACAATTTCAAGAAACGTATCTTAATCGCCTTGAACATCAAAAATGAGAAGACGAAGTTCGTCTCCTCTCGCGCTTAG